Proteins co-encoded in one Pararge aegeria chromosome 19, ilParAegt1.1, whole genome shotgun sequence genomic window:
- the LOC120631951 gene encoding uncharacterized protein LOC120631951, with protein MENRASVQHRQVESAVVRHMRKMESFDTESFIMAIQNRPVIWDSRLPEYSNKIAKRKAWEEINEIFDSEFGEKTNKEKNACAIELQKKWKSLKDCFNRERLKEKNCPSGSGAKPRKQYVYYKLLSFLQPLTEIRPPSRPTVTEENDSEGCLESFVIPKSKKLKTSDGVDDAQNKLYEILTEKLNKATPAIQHPDQHFLLSLFPHFNSIKEEYKLDAKAEMINLLRKYNNMAQTSAYTSHYGYQSGYQSYDTTPARTSNESSVSQLINSYHSAPTPAGANVNTAGSSLQHNDNDNEYNYSNDDSTQDSIITNLYSP; from the exons ATGGAGAACCGAGCATCAGTGCAACACAGACAGGTCGAGAGTGCTGTTGTCCGTCACATGCGTAAAATGGAGTCGTTCGACACTGAATCATTTATTATGGCAATTCAGAACCGTCCTGTAATATGGGACTCGCGTCTTCCTGAGTATTCGAATAAGATTGCAAAAAGAAAGGCATGGGAagagataaatgaaatatttgattcAGAATTTggagaaaaaacaaataaagaaaagaatgcTTGTG CTATTGAACTCcagaaaaaatggaaaagtttaaaagattGCTTTAACAGAGAACggctgaaagaaaaaaattgtcccAGTGGGTCCGGGGCTAAACCCAGAAAACAATATGtttactataaattattgtcatttttacaACCTTTGACCGAAATCAGACCACCAAGTCGACCTACAGTTACTGAGGAAAACGACTCCGAAGGCTGTTTGGAATCTTTTGTTATTCCAAAATCAAAGAAGCTTAAAACAAGTGATGGCGTTGATGATGCACAAAACAAATTATACGAAATTCTAACTGAGAAATTGAACAAAGCCACGCCCGCCATTCAACATCCAGatcaacattttttactttcactttttccacattttaattccataaaagaagaatataaactCGATGCGAaagctgaaatgataaatttgcTTCGCAAATATAACAATATGGCACAAACGTCTGCATACACCAGTCACTATGGATATCAGTCTGGATACCAAAGCTACGACACAACTCCTGCTCGTACAAGCAATGAAAGTAGTGTGTCGCAACTAATAAATAGCTACCACTCGGCGCCAACGCCTGCTGGTGCCAATGTCAATACTGCAGGTAGTTCATTGCaacataatgataatgataatgaatataattacaGTAATGATGATTCTACACAAGATTCTATTATCACAAACCTATATTCGCcgtaa
- the LOC120631950 gene encoding protein ALP1-like, which translates to MDSVEATLVTLSLVLLLRKQPKRRQRKQRQYWMHPFNKERLLSGHHVTTFKILKSYDLKFRSCYRMSYSTFCELLSIVKPELTRRNTVMRQCISAEERLTITLRYLATGCNFTDLHLDFKCGHTTARTIVKETVEVIWKKVKDISMPEPTEELHLETAEGFMKHANFPNLIGAIDGKHIRIIKPCHTGSEYYNYKHFFSIVLLAICDANYNFIDIDVGCYGKSSDSTIHDSSEWVKKLRQGNYNLPQPRPISNNGIPIPFSFIGDEGFALSQHLQRPYAGKHLPRKKRIYNYRLTRARRYIECTFGILSNKFKIFNRPINVNVDFATNIVKACCVLHNFIRKRDGYKFDHTLSIVGFQDPPASDNLLLIGRRRSELSGTAIRNIYTDYFTGVGSVPWQDSKI; encoded by the exons ATGGACTCCGTTGAGGCAACATTAGTCACGTTGTCTTTGGTGCTGCTTTTACGTAAGCAGCCGAAGCGCAGGCAACGAAAGCAGCGTCAATATTGGATGCACCCATTTAATAAAGAGAGATTACTCAGTGGACATCATGTAACAacgtttaaaatactaaaatcctATGATCTCAAATTCAGAAGTTGTTATAGAATGTCATATTCGACGTTTTGTGAATTGCTTTCCATTGTAAAACCAGAGTTGACACGCAGAAATACAGTGATGAGACAATGTATATCAGCTGAAGAACGACTAACAATAACTTTAAG GTACTTAGCAACTGGATGTAATTTCACAGATCTTCATTTGGACTTTAAATGTGGACATACTACTGCACGTACGATTGTAAAGGAAACTGTGGAAGTAATATGGAAAAAAGTAAAAGACATCTCCATGCCAGAGCCAACAGAAGAATTACATTTAGAAACCGCTGAAGGATTTATGAAACATGCTAATTTTCCTAACTTAATTGGAGCAATAGATGGAAAacatataagaattataaaaccaTGTCATACCGGCTCAGaatattacaattacaaacattttttttccatcgtTTTGTTAGCAATATGTGACGCTAATTACAATTTCATAGATATAGATGTCGGATGTTATGGAAAGAGCTCAGATTCAACAATACATGACAGCAGCGAATGGGTAAAAAAGTTACGacaaggaaattataatttacctcAACCAAGACCTATATCTAACAATGGAATACCTATACCGTTTTCGTTTATTGGCGACGAAGGATTTGCTTTATCACAACACTTGCAAAGACCATACGCTGGTAAACATTTACCACGAAAGAAGAGAATATATAATTACCGTTTGACGCGCGCAAGGCGTTATATTGAATGTACGTTTGGTATATTgagtaacaaatttaaaattttcaaccgGCCCATAAACGTTAATGTAGATTTTGCTACGAATATTGTTAAAGCGTGTTGCGTATTGCACAATTTTATACGTAAGCGAGATGGGTACAAGTTTGATCACACTTTGAGTATAGTCGGATTCCAAGATCCACCTGCCAgtgataatttacttttaattggaAGACGAAGATCAGAACTAAGTGGTACTGCAATCCGAAACATATATACTGACTATTTCACCGGTGTAGGTTCTGTACCGTGGCAAGAttcaaaaatttga